The nucleotide window AGAGGCCGGCTCAAAATTCCTCGTACAGAGCCGGACCCGCTGCTTTCTTCCTCGATCATGTGCGATATAAACAGGCGAGACTGTTTTAAGCTGCTGGAAAATAACAGTGGCTCGCCGAGGAGGAAAAGTCAATTCTCCTCAGGAGCCACTGCGCTGGGCGGGAAATTTGAGAAACTAATCAGAAGCCGTAGATCGCCTGCAAAGCGAAAGTCGTCTGGGCGCTGTCGGCGTTCGCGCGGCCTTTTTTAAAGACGGCCTGATCGGCCCAATCTTGACGAATTTCCGCCCGGCCGAGAAGCTTGGCCGTGAATTTATAGGCCGCCGTCAGCGTGATCTCGCCCAGGTCGGCGTCGTTGACGCCGGTCCGGGCGCCTTTGCTGTCCCTGAAGTACTCCGCCCTGATGGCCGTGTTGAAGCGATCGGTCCAGCCATAGGAGAGGATCCCGGCAAAGGCGTTCCACCATGCGTTCCTGACACCGAGAGGCGTCAGCGCGTCCTTCTCGTAACCCATCGTGTATTCGAGATACATCGTCACGGGATCGATCGGCTTCAGCGTGGCGACATTGCTCCAAACCACCCGGGTGCCGCCGTTAAAGGTCGGGGCATTGATGGCCCCTATCCATTCTTTGCCGACGATAATATTGCTCGCCAGCGCGAAAGCGTCGACGGGAGTAAAATTGACGCCGCCCAAAAACGACGGCGAATTGTTGTTGTCGGCGGGATTGTCCCAGCCGGTAACCAGTCCGGCGCTGGCGCTGAAACTTTTTAGAAACGGGTAGGTGAAAAGCGTGCCGAGGTGCGTCAAAGGCACGGCAAAATTAAACGCGTAGGAACGGGAGATGTTATCGTTGTACGCTCCCGGTGCGAGCAAGATTTCCGTTCCGAGCGGCGTCACGAATTTTCCGGCCTTCACTTGAAGTCCCTCGCCTATGGGAATCGTCGCGGTGAGGAACGCTTCGCGCAGTTCGGCGGAAGGTTCCTGATGAAGTCTGGGGCCCCACAACGTCGCCTCGCGGAGCAATTCCCCGGAGCGACCGAAATCGCCGACAATCTTGAAGCCGATGCCCCAGTCCTTCTCCGGCTTTTCGATGGTGAGGTTGAAAGCGTTGAAGACGACTTTGTTATGGTCTTTGTCGAAATACCTGCCGCTGATGCTAGCCGGATTTTTCGGATGGTTGGAGCTATAGGTGTAGCTCGTGTCAAAAAAC belongs to Candidatus Binatia bacterium and includes:
- a CDS encoding outer membrane beta-barrel protein, translating into MKKNVMWAVWAMALSLSTAAPSFADEPKPLEPGLLSLDGSVGLLDKGIAEGKGNIEKALGIGISGFFDTSYTYSSNHPKNPASISGRYFDKDHNKVVFNAFNLTIEKPEKDWGIGFKIVGDFGRSGELLREATLWGPRLHQEPSAELREAFLTATIPIGEGLQVKAGKFVTPLGTEILLAPGAYNDNISRSYAFNFAVPLTHLGTLFTYPFLKSFSASAGLVTGWDNPADNNNSPSFLGGVNFTPVDAFALASNIIVGKEWIGAINAPTFNGGTRVVWSNVATLKPIDPVTMYLEYTMGYEKDALTPLGVRNAWWNAFAGILSYGWTDRFNTAIRAEYFRDSKGARTGVNDADLGEITLTAAYKFTAKLLGRAEIRQDWADQAVFKKGRANADSAQTTFALQAIYGF